From a single Fusobacterium ulcerans ATCC 49185 genomic region:
- the ftsY gene encoding signal recognition particle-docking protein FtsY, with product MGFFSKLFKKDKNEEEKSNVTVAGVEISEILEENKEKTEVEIEEEIIESTPEEKEKNLTEPILEELEETVSETRKEEENKGFFTSLKDKLFKSREGLFGKLKSFILGRSVIDFEMYEELEDILIQSDIGMDMTVKIVGALEKEVKKRGIKDPKDIYPILKEVMEGFLVKDGNDIIIEEGKLNVILVVGVNGVGKTTTIGKLAAKFIKDGKKVILGAGDTFRAAAIEQLEEWAKRSGAEIVKSTQGSDPGAVVFDTLAAAESRGADIAIIDTAGRLHNKNNLMKELEKIHNIIKKKLGDQHYESILVIDGTTGQNGLSQAKVFNEVTDLTGFIITKLDGTAKGGIVFSISEEIKKPIKFIGVGEKIEDLRKFDAKEYIQAIFD from the coding sequence ATGGGTTTTTTCAGCAAACTTTTTAAAAAAGATAAAAATGAGGAAGAAAAGAGTAATGTCACTGTTGCTGGTGTTGAAATCTCTGAAATTCTTGAAGAAAATAAAGAAAAAACAGAAGTTGAAATAGAAGAAGAAATAATTGAATCTACCCCTGAAGAAAAAGAGAAAAATTTAACTGAGCCTATACTTGAAGAATTGGAAGAAACTGTTTCAGAAACAAGGAAAGAAGAGGAGAACAAAGGTTTTTTTACTTCACTCAAAGATAAACTTTTCAAATCTAGAGAAGGATTATTTGGAAAATTAAAGTCTTTCATATTAGGAAGAAGTGTAATAGATTTTGAAATGTATGAAGAATTGGAAGATATTCTTATTCAATCAGATATTGGTATGGATATGACAGTAAAAATAGTTGGTGCTTTAGAAAAAGAGGTAAAAAAGAGAGGAATAAAAGATCCTAAAGATATTTATCCTATCTTAAAAGAGGTTATGGAAGGTTTCCTTGTTAAAGATGGAAACGATATTATTATAGAAGAGGGTAAATTAAATGTCATTCTTGTAGTTGGTGTAAATGGAGTAGGAAAAACTACTACAATTGGTAAACTGGCTGCTAAATTTATAAAAGATGGCAAAAAAGTTATTTTAGGTGCTGGAGATACATTTAGAGCTGCTGCAATTGAACAGCTTGAAGAATGGGCAAAAAGGTCTGGTGCTGAAATAGTTAAAAGTACACAAGGTTCTGATCCTGGGGCTGTTGTCTTTGATACACTTGCTGCTGCTGAATCAAGAGGAGCAGATATAGCTATTATAGACACTGCTGGAAGGCTTCATAATAAAAACAACTTAATGAAAGAATTAGAAAAAATTCATAATATCATTAAGAAAAAATTAGGTGATCAGCATTATGAATCTATTCTAGTAATAGATGGTACCACTGGTCAGAATGGACTTTCACAAGCAAAAGTTTTCAATGAAGTAACTGATTTAACTGGTTTCATAATAACTAAATTAGACGGAACTGCTAAAGGGGGGATTGTGTTCAGTATATCTGAAGAGATTAAAAAACCAATTAAGTTTATTGGAGTAGGCGAAAAGATTGAAGATTTAAGGAAGTTTGATGCAAAAGAATATATACAAGCTATATTTGACTAA
- the pta gene encoding phosphate acetyltransferase: MSFLVKIREKARTVGKTVVLPEGKDERVVTAAAKIVELGVAKPVVLGIREDMERVANDLGISLKGVEIIEIANSPKLDEYATKFAELRAKKGMTFEKAKEIMSTDPNFYGAMMVKMKDADAMVSGSDSPTADVLRAGLQIIGTKPGIKTVSSMFVMELTERQETYGEVLLFGDCSVIPVPTSEQLADIAEASVITAKNVVGMEGKVALMTFSTKGSANHPDIDVVKEAGNILKERGVTFPYEAEIQADAAIVKSVAMKKCPESKVAGSANILVFPNLAAGNIGYKLVQRLAGANAYGPLIQGLASPINDLSRGCSVDDIVNLVAITAVQAAE; this comes from the coding sequence TTGAGTTTTTTAGTTAAAATAAGAGAAAAAGCAAGAACAGTTGGTAAAACAGTTGTATTACCAGAAGGAAAAGATGAAAGAGTAGTTACTGCTGCAGCTAAAATAGTTGAATTAGGAGTAGCTAAACCTGTAGTTTTAGGAATCAGAGAGGATATGGAAAGAGTTGCTAATGACTTAGGAATATCTTTAAAAGGTGTAGAAATAATCGAAATCGCTAATTCTCCAAAATTAGACGAATATGCAACTAAATTTGCTGAATTAAGAGCAAAAAAAGGAATGACTTTTGAAAAAGCTAAAGAAATCATGTCAACTGATCCTAACTTCTATGGAGCTATGATGGTAAAAATGAAAGATGCTGATGCTATGGTATCTGGATCAGATTCCCCTACAGCTGATGTATTAAGAGCTGGATTACAAATCATAGGAACTAAACCTGGAATAAAAACTGTTTCTTCTATGTTTGTTATGGAACTTACAGAAAGACAAGAAACTTATGGAGAAGTTTTACTATTTGGAGATTGTTCAGTTATCCCAGTTCCAACTTCTGAACAATTAGCAGATATCGCTGAAGCATCAGTTATTACTGCTAAAAACGTAGTAGGAATGGAAGGAAAAGTTGCTTTGATGACTTTCTCAACTAAAGGTTCTGCAAACCACCCTGATATCGATGTAGTAAAAGAAGCTGGAAATATCTTAAAAGAAAGAGGAGTTACATTCCCTTATGAAGCTGAGATACAAGCTGATGCTGCTATCGTTAAATCAGTGGCAATGAAAAAATGTCCAGAGTCTAAAGTTGCTGGAAGTGCTAACATATTAGTTTTCCCTAACCTTGCAGCTGGAAACATTGGATACAAATTAGTTCAAAGATTAGCTGGTGCTAATGCTTATGGTCCATTAATTCAAGGACTTGCATCTCCTATCAATGACTTATCAAGAGGATGTTCAGTAGATGACATCGTAAACCTAGTAGCAATTACAGCAGTTCAAGCAGCTGAATAA
- a CDS encoding acetate/propionate family kinase, with amino-acid sequence MKVLVINCGSSSLKYQLMNPETKEVFAKGLCERIGIDGSRMEYEVPAKDFEIEIKKPMPTHKEALELVIDAIVDKEHGVIASVEEVGAIGHRMVHGGETFASSVLLNEDVMKAVEENNDLAPLHNPANLMGVRTCMALMPGKPNVGVFDTAFHQTMPAKAYMYALPYEDYKELKVRKYGFHGTSHLYVSETMREIMGNPEHSKIIVCHLGNGASMSAVVDGKCVDTSMGLTPLQGLMMGTRCGDIDPAAVLFIKNKRGLTDKEMDNRLNKESGILGIYGKSSDCRDMENGVAEGDERAILAEEMFIYKIKSYVGAYAAAMGGVDAICFAGGIGENAAGIREAVISGLEFMGAKIDKEVNSVRKKGNVKLSTEDSKVLVYKIPTNEELVIARDTYKIVSGK; translated from the coding sequence ATGAAAGTTTTAGTAATAAACTGTGGAAGTTCATCATTAAAATATCAATTAATGAATCCTGAAACTAAAGAAGTATTTGCAAAAGGACTTTGTGAGAGAATCGGAATCGATGGTTCTAGAATGGAATATGAAGTACCTGCTAAAGATTTTGAAATTGAAATAAAAAAACCTATGCCTACTCATAAAGAAGCATTAGAATTAGTAATTGATGCTATAGTTGACAAAGAACATGGAGTTATCGCTTCTGTTGAAGAAGTTGGAGCTATTGGACATAGAATGGTACATGGTGGGGAAACATTTGCTTCATCTGTATTATTAAATGAAGATGTTATGAAAGCTGTTGAAGAAAACAATGACCTTGCACCATTACACAACCCAGCTAACTTAATGGGTGTAAGAACTTGTATGGCTCTTATGCCTGGTAAACCTAATGTAGGAGTTTTCGATACTGCATTCCACCAAACAATGCCAGCTAAAGCATATATGTATGCTTTGCCATATGAAGATTATAAAGAATTAAAAGTTAGAAAATATGGATTCCATGGAACATCTCATCTTTATGTTTCTGAAACAATGAGAGAAATCATGGGAAATCCTGAACACTCAAAAATCATCGTTTGCCACCTAGGAAACGGAGCATCTATGTCAGCTGTAGTAGATGGAAAATGTGTTGATACTTCAATGGGACTTACTCCATTGCAAGGTCTTATGATGGGAACTAGATGTGGAGATATTGACCCAGCTGCAGTTCTATTTATCAAAAACAAAAGAGGATTAACTGATAAAGAAATGGATAACAGATTAAACAAAGAATCTGGAATATTGGGAATCTATGGAAAATCTTCTGACTGCAGAGATATGGAAAATGGTGTAGCTGAAGGAGATGAAAGAGCTATACTTGCTGAAGAAATGTTTATTTACAAAATTAAATCTTATGTAGGAGCTTATGCTGCTGCTATGGGTGGAGTAGACGCAATCTGTTTCGCTGGAGGAATTGGAGAAAATGCTGCTGGAATAAGAGAAGCTGTTATCAGTGGACTTGAATTCATGGGAGCAAAAATTGACAAAGAAGTTAACTCAGTTAGAAAAAAAGGAAATGTAAAACTTTCTACTGAAGATTCTAAAGTTTTAGTTTATAAAATACCTACAAATGAAGAGCTTGTAATAGCTAGAGATACTTATAAAATTGTTTCTGGAAAATAA
- the nifJ gene encoding pyruvate:ferredoxin (flavodoxin) oxidoreductase, whose translation MVKKMQTMDGNQAAAYASYAFTEVAGIYPITPSSPMAEYTDEWASKGMKNIFGVPVKVVEMQSEAGAAGTVHGSLQAGALTTTYTASQGLLLKIPNMYKIAGELLPGVIHVSARALSAQALSIFGDHQDIYAARQTGFAMLATNSVQEVMDLAGVAHLAAIKTRIPFMHFFDGFRTSHEIQKVEVMDYEVFKNLIDMKEVQAFRERALNPEHPVTRGTAENDDIYFQAREAQNKFYDAVPDVVAHYMAEISKVTGRDYKPFNYYGAPDAERIIIAMGSICPISEETIDYLNAKGEKVGLVSVHLFRPFSEKYFFDVLPKTVKKIAVLDRTKEPGSVGEPLLQDIQSIFYGKENAPIIVGGRYGLSSKDTTPAQVVAVFENLKLDQPKNKFTVGIVDDVTFTSLEVGAPISVTSPDVKECLFFGLGADGTVGANKNSIKIIGDKTDLYAQGYFAYDSKKSGGVTRSHLRFGKTPIKASYLISNPSFVACSVPAYLHLYDMTSGIRKGGSFLINCIWTPEEAIKEIPAKVKRDLAKNGARLFIINATALAEEIGLGQRTNTIMQAAFFKLADIIPFEEAQQYMKDYAKKSYAKKGDDIVQMNYSAIDKGAEGLVEVPVDPAWADLDVTCDCSGHEHENCCCGTCSSEMTKTEKFVEKIAKPINAIKGYDLPVSAFDGYEDGTFENGTSAFEKRGIAVHVPVWIAENCIQCNQCSYVCPHAVLRPFLMTAEEKAASPVELKTIKPIGKGLEGFEYRMQVSALDCTGCGSCANTCPAKEKALVMKPIADSLEAGEDRKAGYMFNNVEYRSDLMSKDTVKGSQFAQPLFEFHGACPGCGETPYLKAITQLFGDRMMIANATGCSSIYSGSAPATPYTTNKNGHGPSWASSLFEDNAEFGMGMHVAVETMRDRLQNIMEESMDKVPAEVAELFKEWIANRSSAAKTQEVSAKIIAALEGKDCEICKEILSLKQYLIKKSQWIFGGDGWAYDIGYGGVDHVLASKEDINIVVLDTEVYSNTGGQASKSTPTGAIAKFAAAGKSVKKKDLAAIAMSYGHIYVAQVCMGANQQQYLKALKEAEAYNGPSLIIAYSPCINHGLKKGMSKVQNEMKLATECGYWPIFRYNPALEAEGKNPLQIDSKEPNWDKYEEYLLGEVRYATLSKANPAHAKELFELNKFEAQRRWRQYNRLASMDFASEKK comes from the coding sequence ATGGTTAAAAAAATGCAGACTATGGACGGTAACCAAGCTGCTGCGTACGCTTCATATGCGTTCACAGAAGTAGCAGGAATCTACCCAATCACTCCATCATCTCCAATGGCAGAGTACACAGATGAATGGGCTTCAAAAGGAATGAAAAATATTTTCGGAGTACCAGTAAAAGTAGTAGAAATGCAATCAGAAGCAGGAGCTGCTGGAACTGTACATGGATCTTTACAGGCAGGGGCACTAACAACAACTTATACTGCTTCTCAAGGATTATTACTAAAAATACCTAACATGTATAAAATAGCTGGAGAACTTCTTCCAGGAGTTATCCATGTATCAGCAAGAGCACTATCAGCTCAAGCATTATCTATCTTTGGAGATCACCAAGATATATATGCTGCTAGACAAACTGGATTTGCTATGTTAGCAACTAACTCAGTTCAAGAAGTTATGGACCTTGCAGGAGTAGCTCACTTAGCAGCTATTAAAACAAGAATTCCTTTCATGCACTTCTTTGATGGATTCAGAACTTCTCATGAAATTCAAAAAGTAGAAGTTATGGACTATGAAGTTTTCAAAAACTTAATAGATATGAAGGAAGTTCAAGCTTTCAGAGAAAGAGCTCTTAACCCTGAGCATCCAGTAACTAGAGGAACTGCTGAAAATGATGATATTTATTTCCAAGCTAGAGAAGCTCAAAATAAATTCTATGATGCAGTACCTGATGTAGTTGCTCACTACATGGCTGAAATCTCTAAAGTAACTGGAAGAGATTATAAGCCTTTTAATTACTACGGAGCTCCAGATGCAGAAAGAATCATCATTGCTATGGGATCTATCTGCCCTATATCTGAAGAAACAATTGATTATTTAAATGCTAAAGGAGAAAAAGTTGGATTAGTTTCTGTACACTTATTCAGACCATTCTCTGAAAAATACTTCTTTGATGTATTACCTAAAACAGTTAAGAAAATAGCTGTATTAGATAGAACTAAAGAACCTGGATCAGTTGGAGAACCTTTATTACAAGATATCCAATCTATTTTCTATGGAAAAGAAAATGCTCCAATAATCGTTGGAGGAAGATATGGACTATCTTCTAAAGATACTACTCCTGCCCAAGTAGTTGCAGTATTTGAAAACTTAAAATTAGATCAACCTAAAAATAAATTTACTGTTGGTATCGTTGATGACGTTACTTTCACTTCACTAGAAGTTGGAGCACCTATATCTGTTACTAGCCCAGATGTTAAAGAATGTTTATTCTTTGGACTTGGAGCTGATGGTACAGTTGGAGCTAATAAAAACTCTATCAAAATCATTGGAGACAAAACTGATTTATATGCTCAAGGATACTTCGCATATGACTCTAAAAAATCAGGAGGGGTTACTAGATCTCACTTAAGATTTGGAAAAACTCCTATAAAAGCAAGTTACCTAATTTCTAACCCAAGTTTTGTTGCTTGTTCAGTACCAGCTTACTTACATCTATATGATATGACTTCAGGAATCAGAAAAGGTGGATCTTTCTTGATCAACTGTATCTGGACTCCAGAAGAAGCTATAAAAGAAATCCCAGCTAAAGTTAAAAGAGATTTAGCTAAAAATGGAGCTAGATTATTCATAATCAATGCTACTGCTCTAGCTGAAGAAATTGGATTAGGACAAAGAACTAATACAATCATGCAAGCTGCTTTCTTCAAATTAGCTGATATTATTCCATTTGAAGAAGCTCAACAATATATGAAAGACTATGCTAAAAAATCTTATGCTAAAAAAGGTGACGATATTGTTCAAATGAACTATAGCGCTATTGATAAAGGAGCAGAAGGATTAGTTGAAGTTCCAGTAGATCCAGCTTGGGCTGATCTTGATGTTACTTGTGATTGTTCAGGACACGAACATGAAAATTGTTGTTGTGGAACTTGCAGCAGCGAAATGACTAAAACTGAGAAATTTGTAGAAAAAATTGCTAAACCAATTAATGCTATAAAAGGATATGATTTACCAGTATCTGCATTTGATGGATATGAAGATGGTACTTTTGAAAACGGAACTTCTGCTTTTGAAAAAAGAGGAATTGCAGTTCATGTTCCTGTATGGATTGCTGAAAACTGTATCCAATGTAACCAATGTTCATATGTATGTCCTCATGCAGTTTTAAGACCATTCTTAATGACTGCTGAAGAAAAAGCAGCTTCTCCAGTTGAATTAAAAACTATAAAACCAATTGGAAAAGGATTAGAAGGATTTGAATATAGAATGCAAGTTTCTGCTCTAGATTGTACTGGATGTGGATCTTGTGCTAATACATGTCCTGCTAAAGAAAAAGCTCTAGTTATGAAACCTATTGCTGATTCTCTAGAAGCTGGAGAAGACAGAAAAGCTGGATATATGTTCAATAATGTTGAATATAGAAGTGACTTAATGTCTAAAGATACTGTAAAAGGATCTCAATTTGCTCAACCATTATTCGAATTCCATGGTGCTTGTCCAGGATGTGGAGAAACTCCATACCTTAAAGCAATTACTCAATTATTTGGAGATAGAATGATGATAGCTAATGCTACTGGATGTTCTTCAATATACAGTGGATCTGCTCCTGCTACTCCATATACAACTAATAAAAATGGACATGGACCTTCATGGGCTTCTTCTCTATTTGAAGATAATGCTGAGTTCGGAATGGGAATGCATGTAGCTGTTGAAACTATGAGAGACAGACTTCAAAACATAATGGAAGAAAGCATGGATAAAGTTCCAGCAGAAGTTGCTGAACTATTCAAAGAATGGATTGCAAACAGATCATCAGCTGCTAAAACTCAAGAAGTTTCTGCTAAAATAATTGCTGCTCTTGAAGGAAAAGACTGTGAAATCTGTAAAGAGATCTTAAGTTTAAAACAATATTTAATCAAAAAATCTCAATGGATCTTCGGAGGAGACGGTTGGGCATATGACATCGGTTATGGTGGAGTTGACCACGTTTTAGCTTCTAAAGAAGATATAAACATAGTAGTACTAGATACAGAAGTTTACTCTAATACTGGAGGACAAGCTTCTAAATCAACACCTACAGGAGCAATTGCAAAATTCGCTGCTGCTGGTAAATCAGTTAAGAAAAAAGACCTTGCTGCTATAGCTATGTCTTATGGACATATTTATGTTGCACAAGTTTGTATGGGTGCAAACCAACAACAATACCTAAAAGCTCTTAAAGAAGCTGAAGCATACAATGGACCATCTCTAATCATAGCTTACTCTCCATGTATTAACCATGGATTAAAGAAAGGTATGTCTAAAGTTCAAAATGAGATGAAACTTGCTACTGAATGTGGATACTGGCCAATATTCAGATACAATCCAGCTCTTGAAGCAGAAGGTAAAAATCCATTACAAATAGATTCTAAAGAACCTAACTGGGATAAATATGAAGAGTACTTATTAGGAGAAGTAAGATATGCTACTCTTTCTAAAGCTAACCCAGCTCACGCTAAAGAACTATTTGAATTAAATAAATTTGAAGCTCAAAGAAGATGGAGACAATATAACAGACTTGCTTCTATGGACTTTGCTTCTGAAAAAAAATAA
- a CDS encoding pentapeptide repeat-containing protein, translating into MLEQDILKAIEEETSVCGEYFQESISDMKLRRIDFENCIFQECKFENCDFTNSSFSHIEMTKCSFKKCKFISSYWKSNTISGCNGDSCDFSQSIFKNIDINKSSFFYGNYSNSLWENMNIKDSFFNYGFLSEMKMKKIKLNNVNFSNADFFKTPLKGIDFSNCVIENIRVSDNYSELRGMQLSITQTMDIALIIGIKIK; encoded by the coding sequence ATGCTAGAGCAGGATATATTAAAAGCTATTGAAGAAGAAACATCAGTTTGTGGAGAATATTTTCAAGAGTCTATTTCTGATATGAAATTAAGAAGAATAGATTTTGAGAATTGCATTTTTCAAGAATGTAAATTTGAAAATTGTGATTTTACAAACTCATCCTTTTCTCACATAGAAATGACTAAGTGCAGTTTTAAAAAATGTAAATTTATTTCTTCTTATTGGAAATCCAATACCATAAGTGGCTGCAATGGAGATAGCTGTGATTTTAGCCAAAGTATATTTAAAAATATTGATATAAATAAAAGTTCTTTTTTTTATGGAAATTATTCTAATTCTCTTTGGGAAAATATGAATATTAAAGATAGTTTTTTTAATTATGGATTTCTTTCTGAAATGAAAATGAAAAAAATTAAATTAAACAATGTAAATTTTTCTAATGCTGATTTTTTTAAAACACCTTTGAAGGGAATTGACTTTTCCAATTGTGTAATAGAAAATATAAGAGTATCTGATAATTATAGTGAATTGCGAGGTATGCAGCTTAGTATAACTCAAACTATGGATATAGCTTTAATTATTGGAATAAAAATAAAATAA
- a CDS encoding radical SAM protein yields METMKYIFGPVPSRRLGNSLGISPIPRKTCNYSCIYCQLGRTDKMIGDRREFFKLEEIIKEFKIYLKDSDKFDVITIVGEGEPTLYSRLGDLIKKIKSFTDKPVAVITNGALLHDSKVREELYEADIVLPSLDGYNQETAKKIDRPLGYIQFEDELNGLIKFSHEYKGQLWLEIMLIDGINCNKKSIASFKELLKRIKYDRLYLNTPVRPPAEDYVKTVSKEDMEYAVHELRGISIDMLSSGSFFSEIADNYEAILSIIRRHPMNQFEVESFMSSRNEENIKNIFIKLENDSKINVIDYKGIKTYRLK; encoded by the coding sequence ATGGAAACTATGAAATATATTTTTGGTCCTGTTCCTTCACGAAGGCTTGGAAATTCTCTAGGAATAAGTCCTATCCCTCGTAAAACGTGTAATTATTCATGTATTTACTGTCAACTTGGAAGAACTGACAAAATGATTGGAGATAGAAGGGAATTTTTTAAACTTGAAGAAATTATAAAAGAGTTTAAAATCTATTTGAAAGATTCTGATAAATTTGATGTTATTACTATTGTTGGTGAAGGTGAACCTACTCTTTATTCAAGACTTGGGGATCTTATAAAAAAAATTAAAAGTTTTACTGATAAACCTGTAGCTGTTATTACTAATGGTGCTCTTCTACATGACTCTAAAGTAAGAGAAGAACTTTATGAAGCTGACATAGTCCTTCCTTCTCTTGATGGTTATAATCAGGAAACTGCAAAAAAAATTGACAGACCTTTAGGATATATACAATTTGAAGACGAATTAAATGGTTTGATTAAATTTTCCCATGAATACAAGGGACAATTATGGCTTGAAATAATGCTGATTGATGGAATTAATTGTAATAAAAAATCTATTGCTTCTTTTAAGGAATTACTAAAAAGAATAAAATATGATAGATTATATCTCAATACTCCTGTAAGACCTCCTGCTGAAGATTATGTAAAAACTGTAAGTAAGGAAGATATGGAGTATGCTGTTCATGAACTTAGAGGTATATCTATTGATATGTTGAGCTCTGGAAGTTTTTTTAGTGAAATAGCAGATAATTATGAAGCTATTCTAAGCATAATAAGAAGACATCCCATGAATCAATTTGAAGTTGAAAGTTTTATGAGTTCAAGAAATGAAGAAAATATTAAAAATATATTTATAAAATTAGAAAATGATTCTAAAATTAATGTAATAGACTATAAAGGAATAAAAACATACAGACTAAAATAA
- a CDS encoding pyridoxamine kinase produces the protein MDNIVKKVAAIHDLSGYGRSSLTSIIPILSSMKLQVCPVPTAVLSTHTGGFEGFSFLDLTDYMEQHIAHWKKLGLEFDCIYSGFLGSPRQIKIVADFVDFFGHKNNLTVIDPVLGDNGRLYGTMGKEMVEEMKKLIGKADIITPNFTEVTFLLDKEYKKEISEAEIKEWLIELAALGPKIVIATSVPDEDSHSTDRKTNVVAYDRENNVFWKVSCKYIPASYPGTGDAYTSVVIGSLLQGDSLPIAIERGVQFITQCILASYGFKYPNREGVLLERMLDVLKMPTISSSYELLKNEK, from the coding sequence ATGGATAATATAGTAAAAAAAGTAGCAGCTATTCATGACCTTTCTGGTTATGGAAGATCTTCATTAACAAGCATCATCCCTATACTTTCAAGTATGAAGTTACAGGTATGCCCTGTTCCTACAGCAGTACTTTCTACTCATACTGGAGGCTTTGAAGGTTTCAGTTTTCTTGATCTTACAGATTACATGGAGCAGCACATAGCACATTGGAAAAAACTTGGACTTGAATTTGATTGTATATATTCTGGATTTTTAGGTTCACCCAGGCAAATAAAAATAGTTGCTGATTTTGTTGATTTCTTTGGTCATAAAAATAATCTTACTGTTATAGACCCTGTATTAGGAGATAATGGAAGACTATATGGAACAATGGGAAAAGAAATGGTAGAAGAAATGAAAAAACTTATTGGAAAGGCTGATATAATCACTCCTAATTTTACAGAAGTTACTTTTCTTTTAGATAAAGAATATAAGAAGGAAATAAGTGAGGCTGAAATAAAAGAATGGCTTATAGAACTTGCAGCACTGGGTCCTAAAATAGTAATAGCCACAAGTGTTCCAGACGAAGATTCTCATTCTACTGACAGAAAAACAAATGTTGTAGCTTATGACAGAGAAAATAATGTTTTTTGGAAAGTAAGCTGTAAATACATTCCTGCTTCTTATCCTGGTACTGGAGATGCTTATACAAGCGTTGTTATAGGAAGCCTTCTTCAAGGAGACAGTCTTCCTATTGCTATAGAAAGAGGGGTGCAATTTATTACTCAATGTATTTTAGCAAGCTATGGCTTTAAATATCCAAATAGGGAAGGAGTCCTTCTTGAAAGAATGCTTGATGTATTAAAGATGCCAACTATTTCAAGCAGTTATGAACTTTTAAAAAATGAAAAATAA
- the zupT gene encoding zinc transporter ZupT, protein MFEDVAAIRALILSFLAGMSTLLGAFIIFITNKKSEKLVTISLGFAGGVMVSVSFTDLMPNANILLAAYAGEKMGVVLGVVFLLVGVLLAALLDKFVPHEDEPHGDGKQHENLFRVGFVSTLAIGLHNFPEGIATFMAGYENMTLGISIALAIAMHNIPEGISVAMPIYFATGSKMKAFKYTFLSGIAEPIGATLAFLILKPYINDLTLGMIFGIISGVMLYIAIEELLPSSRQYGYTKEALIATFAGIILMPLTHVI, encoded by the coding sequence ATGTTTGAAGATGTAGCAGCGATAAGAGCATTGATTTTATCTTTCTTAGCTGGGATGTCAACACTGCTTGGGGCTTTCATAATATTTATAACTAATAAAAAAAGTGAAAAGCTAGTGACTATATCACTCGGATTTGCTGGTGGAGTAATGGTAAGTGTATCATTTACTGATCTTATGCCCAATGCTAATATTTTATTAGCAGCTTATGCTGGAGAAAAAATGGGAGTAGTATTAGGAGTAGTTTTTCTTCTTGTTGGAGTATTATTAGCAGCTCTTTTGGATAAATTTGTTCCTCATGAAGATGAACCTCATGGAGATGGAAAACAGCATGAAAATCTTTTTAGAGTAGGTTTTGTTTCTACTCTTGCAATTGGACTGCATAACTTTCCAGAAGGGATAGCAACATTTATGGCTGGTTATGAAAATATGACTTTGGGAATTTCTATTGCATTGGCTATAGCTATGCACAATATTCCAGAAGGAATCTCTGTAGCAATGCCTATTTATTTTGCCACTGGAAGTAAAATGAAAGCTTTCAAATATACTTTTTTATCAGGAATAGCAGAACCTATTGGAGCTACTTTAGCTTTTCTTATACTTAAACCTTACATAAATGATTTAACTCTTGGTATGATTTTTGGAATTATTTCAGGAGTAATGCTCTATATAGCTATTGAAGAACTTCTTCCCAGCTCAAGACAATATGGTTATACTAAGGAAGCCTTGATAGCAACTTTTGCAGGTATTATTTTAATGCCTCTAACTCATGTAATATAA